One Borreliella chilensis DNA window includes the following coding sequences:
- a CDS encoding nucleoside diphosphate kinase (catalyzes the formation of nucleoside triphosphate from ATP and nucleoside diphosphate): MSILLQKTLCIIKPDGVRRGLIGDVVARFERVGLKMVAAKMIIVDESLAKKHYLYNDIVFRHNEAVWKSLIEFISNSPVFAFVVEGVESIEVVRKLCGATEPKLAIPGTIRGDFSHHSFRYSNEKGFSIYNVIHASANEEDATREIPIWFKDNEIINYKRDDECEHYYG, encoded by the coding sequence ATGTCAATATTATTGCAAAAAACTTTGTGTATTATTAAGCCAGATGGAGTTAGGAGAGGTTTGATTGGTGATGTAGTTGCTAGATTTGAAAGGGTAGGTTTAAAAATGGTGGCTGCTAAAATGATTATTGTTGATGAAAGCTTAGCCAAAAAACATTATTTATATAATGATATTGTCTTTAGGCATAATGAGGCGGTTTGGAAATCTTTAATTGAGTTTATTTCAAACTCTCCTGTTTTTGCATTTGTTGTTGAAGGAGTTGAAAGCATTGAGGTTGTTAGAAAGCTTTGTGGTGCTACTGAACCAAAATTAGCTATTCCTGGAACGATACGAGGAGATTTCTCCCATCATAGTTTTAGATATTCAAATGAAAAAGGTTTTTCAATATATAATGTGATTCATGCATCTGCAAATGAGGAGGATGCAACTCGTGAAATACCGATTTGGTTTAAAGATAATGAAATTATAAACTACAAAAGGGATGATGAATGTGAGCATTATTATGGTTGA
- a CDS encoding sugar ABC transporter ATP-binding protein, which translates to MFLKKKNKIKEIKESLNFNSLSNVVLKADNIVKKYGEKFAVNGITINIHKGEVVGLLGPNGAGKTTTFYTIVGFIRPNAGKVLINGYNVSFLNMYERARIGIVYLPQDASIFRELTVEENIMVALERREDLSQAERKLELVNLLKEFEIKRIQNQKAYTLSGGERRRAEIARALAVNPYFLLLDEPFAGIDPIAIGDIKNIIKILKDKNIGVLITDHNVRDAFDIIDRAYIVYQGQVLDEGDVDYIVSSEKAKKLYLGEEFRL; encoded by the coding sequence ATGTTTCTGAAGAAAAAAAATAAAATAAAAGAGATTAAGGAAAGTCTTAACTTTAATTCTTTAAGTAATGTTGTTTTAAAAGCTGATAACATTGTTAAAAAGTATGGTGAAAAGTTTGCTGTTAATGGCATTACGATTAACATTCATAAAGGTGAGGTTGTGGGGCTTCTTGGTCCAAATGGAGCTGGCAAGACAACAACATTTTATACTATTGTAGGTTTTATTAGGCCTAATGCAGGCAAAGTTTTAATAAATGGTTATAATGTTTCATTTCTTAATATGTATGAGCGGGCAAGAATAGGGATTGTATACCTTCCTCAAGATGCTTCAATTTTTAGAGAACTTACAGTTGAAGAGAATATTATGGTCGCTTTAGAAAGAAGAGAAGATTTATCTCAAGCTGAACGTAAGTTAGAGCTTGTGAATTTACTTAAAGAATTTGAGATAAAAAGAATACAAAATCAAAAAGCTTATACTCTTTCTGGTGGAGAGAGAAGGCGAGCAGAGATAGCAAGAGCTTTGGCTGTAAATCCTTATTTTTTGCTCTTAGATGAACCTTTTGCAGGTATTGATCCTATTGCCATTGGAGATATAAAAAATATAATAAAAATTTTAAAAGATAAAAACATTGGAGTTCTTATTACTGATCATAATGTAAGAGATGCTTTTGATATAATTGATAGAGCTTATATTGTTTATCAGGGTCAAGTGCTTGATGAAGGTGATGTTGATTATATAGTAAGTAGTGAGAAAGCTAAAAAGCTTTATTTGGGAGAAGAGTTTAGATTATGA
- a CDS encoding laccase: MKTIDHKLYYEFRIADDVKMIYTKKPFNLNLRELSNDNLNFVPKSKKIKYLKQLHTDVIYEVEDDFINFQEGDGLISKSLNVALVAYFADCLPVYFYDSVKKFIGLVHSGYKGSFNLIILKMLFMFEKMGSSFKDLKIVFGPYNRSCCYEVSEFFLKEASNKFSKDLLNSSFIARDSKIYFDNASFNLNLLSSFNLNIYNSKLCTYCLESLYSYRRLRGSQSYALIWRI, from the coding sequence ATGAAAACAATAGATCATAAACTTTATTATGAATTTAGGATAGCCGATGATGTTAAAATGATTTATACTAAAAAACCTTTTAATCTAAATTTAAGAGAACTTAGCAATGATAATTTAAATTTTGTTCCTAAATCGAAAAAGATAAAGTATTTAAAGCAATTGCATACAGATGTTATTTACGAAGTTGAAGATGATTTTATAAATTTTCAAGAAGGAGATGGTCTTATCTCCAAGTCTTTAAATGTTGCTCTTGTTGCTTACTTTGCAGATTGTCTTCCAGTATATTTTTATGATTCAGTAAAAAAATTTATAGGGCTTGTTCACAGTGGATATAAAGGAAGCTTTAATTTGATTATTTTAAAAATGTTGTTTATGTTTGAAAAAATGGGATCATCTTTTAAAGATTTGAAAATTGTTTTTGGACCTTATAATCGATCTTGTTGTTATGAAGTTTCTGAATTCTTTTTAAAAGAAGCAAGTAATAAATTTAGTAAAGATTTATTAAACTCTTCTTTTATTGCAAGAGATAGTAAAATATATTTTGATAATGCTAGTTTTAATTTAAATTTGCTTTCTAGTTTTAATTTAAATATTTATAATTCAAAGCTTTGTACGTATTGTTTGGAAAGTCTTTATTCTTATAGAAGATTAAGAGGAAGTCAAAGTTATGCTTTGATTTGGAGAATTTAA
- the lspA gene encoding signal peptidase II (lipoprotein signal peptidase; integral membrane protein that removes signal peptides from prolipoproteins during lipoprotein biosynthesis), with protein sequence MNAKSKQYFNIFLFIISLIFFDQLSKYLVVKYVKLGSIYFSFFDNFFRIIHVRNTGILFSMGSNIHYSLKKIFFLVIPIFILMFVFFIALKEKNCIAKISLLLVFSGGVGNIVDRLFRPSGVVDFLDFKFYGIFGLDRWPTFNFADSYVVVGMALFLIYDFFIKRKST encoded by the coding sequence ATGAATGCTAAATCTAAACAATATTTCAATATTTTTTTATTTATTATTAGTTTAATTTTTTTTGATCAACTTTCTAAATATTTGGTTGTGAAGTATGTCAAATTAGGTTCAATATATTTTTCCTTTTTTGATAATTTTTTTAGAATAATACATGTAAGAAACACAGGTATTTTGTTTTCTATGGGTTCTAATATTCATTATAGTTTGAAAAAGATCTTTTTTCTTGTAATTCCTATTTTTATTTTAATGTTTGTTTTTTTTATTGCTCTTAAAGAGAAAAATTGTATTGCTAAGATTTCACTTTTGTTAGTTTTTTCAGGAGGAGTAGGAAATATTGTTGATAGATTGTTTAGACCTTCTGGGGTTGTAGATTTTTTAGATTTCAAATTTTATGGAATTTTTGGGCTTGATAGATGGCCTACTTTTAATTTTGCAGATAGCTATGTTGTTGTAGGAATGGCTTTGTTTTTGATTTATGATTTTTTTATAAAAAGAAAAAGCACTTAA
- a CDS encoding UDP-N-acetylglucosamine 1-carboxyvinyltransferase has protein sequence MHSYIVEGGFKIGGQITASGNKNSALPCILAALLTDEDVILENIPNINDVKVVLDILNDMGADIVREGNTVKIKVLNIVKTEIDSALTDLIRASILLLGPVVSRFGEIDMALPGGDVIGKRRIDTHFYGLCKLGAKLSNKDGRIVLKAKKLIGAEMFLDEASVTATENIIMASVLAEGNTVIMNAACEPHVQDLCNMLNSMGANIWGVGSNVLEIKGVKKLSGTRFRIGADFMQVGSLISLSALTGGELEIKKADPQHFRLIRHIYSRLGINFEYDKENVYVKGKQELKVKLDFGGHIPKIDDGPWPAFPTDLMSIIIVTATQVEGTVLIFEKMFESRMFFVDKLIKMGAQIVLCDPHRAVVTGKSPLKGNVLSSPDVRAGMSLLIAAFVAEGLSEIQNVYQIERGYEDVVNKLINLGAKIKRVKSQ, from the coding sequence ATGCATAGTTATATTGTAGAAGGCGGTTTTAAGATAGGTGGTCAAATTACAGCTAGTGGTAATAAAAATTCAGCTTTACCTTGTATTTTAGCTGCGTTGCTTACTGATGAAGATGTTATTTTAGAAAATATTCCTAATATTAATGATGTAAAGGTTGTTTTAGACATTTTAAATGATATGGGGGCAGATATTGTAAGAGAGGGTAATACTGTAAAAATAAAAGTTTTAAATATTGTAAAAACAGAAATAGATTCTGCTCTTACGGATTTAATTAGAGCTTCCATACTTTTATTGGGACCTGTTGTTTCTAGATTTGGGGAAATAGATATGGCGCTTCCGGGAGGAGATGTAATTGGTAAGAGGCGAATTGATACTCATTTTTATGGTCTTTGTAAGCTGGGGGCTAAGTTAAGTAATAAAGATGGAAGAATTGTTTTAAAGGCTAAAAAGCTTATTGGAGCTGAAATGTTTTTAGATGAGGCTTCTGTTACAGCTACAGAAAATATTATTATGGCTTCAGTTCTTGCCGAAGGAAATACTGTTATTATGAATGCTGCTTGTGAACCACATGTTCAAGATTTATGCAATATGTTGAATTCAATGGGCGCTAATATTTGGGGAGTTGGTTCAAATGTTTTGGAAATAAAGGGAGTAAAAAAATTAAGCGGAACTAGATTTAGAATAGGAGCCGATTTTATGCAAGTTGGCTCTTTGATTAGTCTTTCTGCATTAACAGGAGGAGAGTTGGAAATTAAAAAAGCAGATCCCCAGCATTTTAGATTAATTAGACATATATATTCAAGACTTGGTATTAATTTTGAATATGATAAGGAAAATGTATATGTAAAAGGTAAGCAAGAATTAAAAGTAAAGCTAGATTTTGGCGGTCATATTCCAAAAATTGATGATGGTCCGTGGCCAGCTTTTCCAACAGACCTCATGAGTATTATTATAGTTACTGCAACTCAGGTAGAAGGTACAGTTCTTATTTTTGAGAAAATGTTTGAATCCAGAATGTTTTTTGTTGATAAGTTAATAAAGATGGGGGCTCAAATTGTGCTTTGTGATCCACATCGTGCGGTAGTCACGGGCAAATCTCCACTTAAAGGTAATGTTTTGTCTTCTCCTGATGTAAGGGCAGGAATGTCTCTTCTTATCGCTGCTTTTGTTGCTGAAGGTCTTAGTGAGATTCAAAATGTATATCAAATTGAAAGAGGTTATGAAGATGTAGTTAACAAATTAATTAATTTGGGAGCAAAAATTAAGAGAGTTAAAAGCCAATAG
- a CDS encoding membrane protein, with protein MSANKSKARELILNGNLYKVLFLISFPIVITNIIQAFYDLTDMFYVGKLGAMPLSALSLAGPVNFFIMAIAMGMATGSISLISKCIGEGNFSRFSRYAGQLIVLNFVLSLFVTICALFFIEHLLDLLGVKGELKELSRTYFYVTIFGIPIMFLSISITYILNAQGETTLSMVIVLFANIVNFILDPILIFSFNMGITGAAWATLFSKLLTVSLYLLLTYGLNRGLKIYPKDLVLDLRAIKEIFNLGLPSTFGQIMVSLSFFIFNYIVIEISPKFLAAYGLTNTIISFLFLPAMGIGTGIISIVGQNLGAKKINRVGEVLKKGFFISLIILLIINSIVIFNKQFILGLFTNDLEVLNYANNYLLLTTIGTFGYGLQQVFFGGLIGSGRTKIAMIIIFIRLWLIRLPVVFIFQYFGIIENSLGYAFIISNYLAIIILVAFTCTRYWAKPILIKKYK; from the coding sequence ATGTCTGCGAATAAGAGTAAGGCTAGAGAATTAATATTAAATGGCAATTTGTATAAGGTTCTATTTTTAATAAGTTTTCCTATTGTTATAACCAATATTATTCAAGCTTTTTATGATCTTACTGATATGTTTTATGTCGGTAAGCTTGGGGCTATGCCCTTGTCAGCGCTTTCACTTGCTGGTCCTGTTAATTTTTTTATTATGGCTATTGCTATGGGTATGGCTACAGGAAGCATTTCTTTAATTTCAAAATGTATAGGAGAGGGAAATTTTTCTCGTTTTTCAAGGTATGCAGGACAACTTATTGTTTTAAATTTTGTTTTATCCTTATTTGTTACTATTTGTGCTCTTTTTTTTATAGAGCATCTTTTAGATTTATTGGGTGTAAAAGGTGAGCTTAAAGAGCTTTCAAGAACTTATTTTTATGTAACAATTTTTGGAATACCTATTATGTTTTTAAGCATTTCAATTACATATATTTTAAATGCTCAAGGAGAAACTACCCTTTCGATGGTAATAGTTTTATTTGCTAATATTGTTAATTTTATTCTTGATCCAATTTTAATATTTAGTTTTAATATGGGCATTACTGGGGCTGCTTGGGCTACTTTATTTTCAAAATTGCTAACTGTTTCTTTATATTTATTATTGACTTATGGATTAAATCGTGGATTGAAAATTTATCCTAAAGACTTAGTGCTAGATTTAAGGGCTATTAAAGAAATTTTTAATCTGGGATTACCTTCAACTTTTGGGCAAATAATGGTTTCATTGTCATTTTTTATTTTCAATTATATAGTTATTGAGATTAGTCCTAAATTTTTAGCGGCTTATGGTCTTACAAATACCATTATCTCTTTTTTATTTCTTCCTGCTATGGGGATTGGTACTGGGATTATTTCAATTGTTGGTCAAAATCTTGGTGCTAAGAAAATTAATAGGGTGGGAGAAGTTTTGAAAAAAGGGTTTTTTATTTCTTTAATAATTTTATTAATAATAAATTCGATTGTTATTTTTAATAAACAGTTTATATTAGGTTTGTTCACAAATGATTTAGAAGTTTTAAATTATGCTAATAATTATTTATTGTTAACAACTATTGGTACTTTTGGATATGGCTTACAACAAGTATTTTTTGGAGGACTTATTGGATCTGGTCGAACAAAAATTGCAATGATTATTATTTTTATTAGGTTGTGGCTTATTCGTTTGCCGGTAGTTTTTATTTTTCAATATTTTGGCATAATTGAAAATTCTTTAGGTTATGCTTTTATAATTTCAAATTATTTAGCAATTATAATTTTAGTTGCTTTTACTTGTACTCGTTATTGGGCTAAGCCCATTTTAATTAAAAAATACAAATAG
- the tuf gene encoding elongation factor Tu (EF-Tu; promotes GTP-dependent binding of aminoacyl-tRNA to the A-site of ribosomes during protein biosynthesis; when the tRNA anticodon matches the mRNA codon, GTP hydrolysis results; the inactive EF-Tu-GDP leaves the ribosome and release of GDP is promoted by elongation factor Ts; many prokaryotes have two copies of the gene encoding EF-Tu), translated as MAKEVFQRTKPHMNVGTIGHVDHGKTTLTAAISIYCSKLNKDAKALKYEDIDNAPEEKARGITINARHIEYETANRHYAHVDCPGHADYIKNMITGAAQMDAAILLVAADSGAEPQTKEHLLLAQRMGIKKIIVFLNKLDLADPELVELVEVEVLELVEKYGFSANTPIIKGSAFGAMSNPEDPEATKCVKELLESMDNYFDLPERDIDKPFLLAVEDVFSISGRGTVATGRIERGVIKVGQEVEIVGIKETRKTTVTGVEMFQKILEQGQAGDNVGLLLRGVDKKDIERGQVLSAPGTITPHKKFKASIYCLTKEEGGRHKPFFPGYRPQFFFRTTDVTGVVALEGKEMVMPGDNVDIVVELISSIAMDKNVEFAVREGGRTVASGRILEILE; from the coding sequence ATGGCAAAAGAAGTTTTTCAAAGAACAAAGCCGCACATGAATGTTGGAACAATAGGCCACGTTGATCATGGTAAGACAACATTAACAGCGGCTATTAGTATTTATTGTTCAAAATTAAATAAAGATGCAAAAGCATTAAAGTACGAAGATATTGATAATGCACCTGAGGAGAAGGCGAGAGGAATAACAATTAATGCTAGGCATATTGAGTACGAAACTGCCAATAGGCACTATGCCCATGTTGATTGTCCAGGTCATGCTGATTATATAAAAAATATGATTACGGGGGCAGCTCAAATGGATGCAGCAATACTTTTGGTTGCTGCTGATAGTGGTGCTGAACCTCAAACAAAAGAGCATTTACTTCTTGCTCAAAGAATGGGGATAAAGAAAATAATAGTTTTTTTAAATAAATTAGATTTAGCAGATCCTGAGCTTGTTGAGCTTGTTGAAGTTGAGGTTTTAGAGTTGGTTGAAAAATATGGATTTTCAGCTAATACCCCAATAATCAAGGGTTCAGCTTTTGGGGCTATGTCAAATCCAGAAGATCCTGAGGCTACAAAATGTGTTAAAGAACTGCTTGAATCTATGGACAATTATTTTGATCTTCCAGAAAGAGATATTGACAAGCCATTTTTGCTTGCTGTTGAAGATGTATTTTCTATTTCAGGAAGAGGTACTGTTGCTACTGGGCGTATTGAAAGAGGTGTTATTAAGGTTGGGCAAGAAGTTGAAATAGTTGGTATTAAGGAAACTAGAAAAACCACTGTTACTGGTGTAGAAATGTTTCAGAAAATTCTTGAGCAAGGTCAAGCAGGAGATAATGTTGGGCTACTTCTAAGAGGAGTTGATAAAAAAGACATTGAGAGAGGGCAAGTTTTGTCGGCTCCAGGTACAATTACTCCACATAAAAAGTTTAAAGCTTCAATTTATTGTTTGACCAAAGAAGAAGGTGGTAGGCACAAGCCATTTTTTCCAGGTTATAGACCACAATTCTTTTTCAGAACAACCGATGTTACAGGAGTTGTTGCTTTAGAAGGGAAAGAAATGGTTATGCCTGGTGACAATGTTGATATTGTTGTTGAGTTAATCTCTTCAATAGCTATGGATAAGAATGTAGAATTTGCTGTTCGAGAAGGTGGTAGAACTGTTGCTTCAGGAAGAATTCTTGAAATATTGGAATAG
- a CDS encoding 30S ribosomal protein S10, whose translation MIAKDKIRVRLFSFDVKILDQSAESIVKAVQKAKAQIKGPIPLPTKIKKYTVLRSPHVNKKSREQFEMRTHKRLIDILEPTSALMDSLMKLELPAGVEVDIKQ comes from the coding sequence TTGATTGCTAAAGATAAGATACGCGTAAGATTATTTAGTTTTGATGTTAAAATATTAGATCAGAGTGCCGAATCTATTGTTAAAGCTGTTCAGAAGGCTAAGGCTCAGATTAAGGGTCCAATTCCTTTGCCGACAAAAATAAAAAAATATACTGTTTTACGTTCTCCTCATGTCAATAAAAAGTCAAGGGAGCAATTTGAGATGAGAACTCATAAAAGGCTTATTGATATTTTAGAACCCACTTCTGCTTTAATGGATTCTTTAATGAAATTAGAACTTCCAGCAGGTGTTGAGGTAGATATTAAACAGTAA
- a CDS encoding 50S ribosomal protein L3: MLGLIGKKVGMTQIFQKNGVVVPVTVIEFQPNYIIGKKTVDRDGYSALIAGSVDLKGSKVSKPIRGQYKSLKNIEPKKYVIEFKGLEGYDAGDEIKIDVFKSVKYVDVTGTTKGKGFQGAMKRHNFSGGPSSHGSKFHRHLGGTGQATTPARTFKGTKMAGRMGGNQQTIQNLEVVLIDEEKRAILVKGAVPGAKGSFVVVKKSKK, from the coding sequence ATGTTGGGATTGATTGGAAAAAAAGTTGGCATGACTCAGATATTTCAAAAAAATGGTGTTGTGGTTCCTGTTACTGTTATAGAGTTTCAGCCCAATTATATTATAGGGAAAAAAACAGTTGATAGAGATGGTTACAGTGCTCTTATAGCGGGTTCTGTTGATCTTAAGGGCTCTAAAGTTTCAAAGCCTATAAGAGGTCAATATAAAAGCTTAAAAAATATTGAGCCTAAAAAATATGTAATAGAGTTTAAGGGGCTTGAAGGGTATGATGCTGGTGATGAAATTAAGATTGATGTTTTTAAGTCAGTTAAGTATGTGGATGTTACAGGAACTACTAAGGGCAAAGGTTTTCAGGGAGCTATGAAAAGGCATAATTTTAGTGGTGGGCCATCTTCTCATGGATCAAAATTTCATAGACATCTTGGTGGAACAGGACAAGCTACTACTCCTGCAAGGACGTTCAAAGGGACCAAAATGGCTGGTAGAATGGGTGGAAATCAACAAACTATTCAAAATCTTGAAGTTGTTTTAATTGATGAAGAAAAGAGAGCTATCCTGGTAAAAGGGGCTGTGCCCGGGGCTAAGGGTTCTTTTGTTGTTGTTAAGAAATCTAAAAAGTAG
- a CDS encoding 50S ribosomal protein L4, with product MERKVFSKDGKEIRTINLDDRVFNIEISHGSIYNAIKNELSNLRVGTSSTKTRSEVKGSSKKPWKQKGTGRARVGTKRNPVWIGGGIALGPKPRDYSYRLPKKVKRLAFKSVLSLRAADENNFKVIENFNIESGKTKDLALIIKNFASVSGKVVVILGSDDQMIKRAGKNIRDLKILSFDKLRVVDLFYAKNLIALESAVNKLNEFYIKEKRC from the coding sequence ATGGAAAGGAAAGTTTTTTCTAAAGATGGAAAAGAGATTAGAACTATAAATTTGGATGATAGGGTTTTTAATATAGAAATTAGTCATGGATCTATTTATAATGCTATAAAAAACGAGCTGTCTAATCTTAGGGTTGGTACATCTTCAACTAAAACCAGATCAGAGGTTAAAGGTAGTTCAAAAAAACCTTGGAAGCAAAAAGGAACCGGTAGAGCTAGAGTGGGTACAAAGCGAAACCCAGTTTGGATTGGTGGGGGGATAGCATTAGGACCAAAGCCCAGAGATTATAGCTACAGATTGCCTAAAAAAGTGAAAAGACTTGCATTCAAGTCTGTTTTAAGCTTGCGTGCTGCTGATGAAAATAATTTCAAAGTTATTGAGAATTTTAATATTGAATCGGGAAAGACAAAAGATCTTGCTTTAATAATAAAAAATTTTGCAAGTGTTAGTGGCAAGGTAGTTGTTATTTTGGGCAGTGATGATCAGATGATCAAAAGGGCTGGTAAAAATATAAGAGATCTAAAGATCTTGTCTTTTGATAAACTTAGGGTTGTTGATTTGTTTTATGCTAAAAATTTAATAGCTCTAGAATCTGCTGTTAACAAGCTTAATGAGTTTTACATTAAAGAAAAGAGATGTTGA
- a CDS encoding 50S ribosomal protein L23, with protein sequence MKAYDIIISPMLTEKTNTQREGINVYVFKVSKRANKKEVGAAIKELFDVTPVSCNLLNIKSKAKVVVSRRGYPIGKGKTSSWKKAYVYLKKEDKIDIF encoded by the coding sequence ATGAAAGCTTATGATATAATAATTTCACCTATGCTTACTGAAAAAACCAATACTCAAAGAGAAGGTATCAATGTGTATGTTTTTAAGGTAAGCAAGAGAGCAAATAAAAAAGAAGTTGGTGCAGCAATAAAAGAGCTTTTCGATGTTACTCCAGTATCGTGTAATTTGCTTAATATTAAAAGTAAAGCCAAGGTTGTGGTGTCTCGAAGAGGGTATCCTATAGGGAAGGGAAAAACTTCTTCGTGGAAGAAGGCATATGTTTATCTTAAAAAAGAAGATAAAATAGATATTTTTTAG
- the rplB gene encoding 50S ribosomal protein L2 (one of the primary rRNA-binding proteins; required for association of the 30S and 50S subunits to form the 70S ribosome, for tRNA binding and peptide bond formation): MGIKTYKPKTSSLRYKTTLSFDDLSKGNDPLKSLTKGKKFKAGRDSSGRISVRRRGGGHKRKYRLIDFNRRDKFSIPARVASIEYDPNRSANIALLVYKDGDKRYIISPKGIKVGDVLESGPNAPIKIGNALPLENIPIGRTVHNIELNVGKGGQLVRSAGGYAMILASEGNYVTVKLSSGEMRLIFKKCIATIGEIGNEDYVNVSIGKAGKSRWLGKRPKVRGVAMNPVDHPHGGGEGKTSGGRHPVSPWGQPTKGYKTRKKKRYSDKFIIKRRNK; this comes from the coding sequence ATGGGTATTAAGACTTATAAGCCTAAAACTTCTTCTTTGCGTTATAAGACGACTTTATCTTTTGATGATTTGAGCAAGGGTAATGATCCTTTGAAGTCTTTAACAAAAGGTAAAAAGTTTAAAGCAGGAAGAGATTCTTCTGGTAGGATTAGTGTTAGAAGAAGAGGCGGTGGGCATAAGAGAAAGTATAGATTGATTGATTTTAATCGAAGAGATAAGTTTAGCATTCCTGCTCGTGTGGCTTCTATTGAATATGATCCTAATAGAAGTGCTAATATAGCCCTGCTTGTCTATAAAGATGGAGACAAGAGATATATTATTTCTCCTAAAGGCATTAAAGTTGGGGATGTTTTGGAAAGTGGTCCGAACGCCCCAATTAAAATTGGGAATGCTTTGCCTCTTGAAAATATTCCTATTGGAAGAACTGTTCATAATATTGAGCTTAATGTAGGCAAGGGTGGTCAGCTTGTAAGAAGTGCAGGGGGGTATGCTATGATACTTGCTTCTGAAGGTAATTATGTTACCGTAAAGTTGTCATCTGGTGAGATGAGGTTGATTTTTAAAAAATGCATTGCAACAATTGGTGAAATTGGCAACGAAGATTATGTCAATGTTTCCATAGGTAAAGCTGGTAAAAGCAGATGGCTTGGTAAAAGACCTAAGGTTAGGGGTGTTGCTATGAATCCTGTTGACCATCCACATGGTGGTGGTGAGGGGAAAACTTCCGGGGGTCGCCATCCCGTGTCTCCTTGGGGACAACCTACTAAAGGTTATAAGACTCGCAAGAAGAAAAGGTATTCAGATAAATTTATTATTAAAAGAAGAAATAAGTAG
- a CDS encoding 30S ribosomal protein S19: MARSIKKGPFIEKSLYQKVLSSSGSEKRVVIKTYSRASTIIPEMVSLTISVYNGKAFIPIYITEDLVGHKLGEFSPTRIFRGHAKSDKKGRK; the protein is encoded by the coding sequence GTGGCAAGATCTATTAAAAAAGGACCTTTTATAGAAAAAAGTCTTTATCAAAAAGTTTTATCATCTTCTGGAAGTGAGAAGAGGGTTGTTATTAAGACTTACTCTAGAGCCTCAACAATAATTCCTGAGATGGTGAGTCTTACTATATCTGTTTACAATGGTAAGGCTTTTATACCTATTTATATTACTGAAGATCTTGTGGGGCATAAGCTTGGCGAGTTTTCACCTACAAGGATTTTTAGAGGACATGCCAAGTCAGATAAAAAGGGAAGGAAGTAA
- a CDS encoding 50S ribosomal protein L22, with protein sequence MLINRRYTAKGKNLPSSPKKVRPIADNIRGESYVKAIAVLCSMPNKGAKLLEKVVKSAASNAMYHNKNLSEDMIFVKAVMVDDGRRRKKIWPRARGRADRLINRNCHIFVEVDEKKDIKG encoded by the coding sequence ATGTTGATAAATAGAAGATATACAGCAAAGGGCAAAAATTTACCCTCTTCTCCAAAAAAAGTTAGGCCAATAGCTGACAATATACGGGGAGAGTCTTATGTTAAAGCTATTGCAGTGCTTTGTTCTATGCCTAATAAAGGAGCTAAGCTTTTAGAAAAGGTTGTTAAGTCAGCAGCATCAAATGCTATGTATCATAATAAAAATCTTTCCGAAGACATGATATTTGTTAAAGCAGTTATGGTTGATGATGGACGTCGTCGTAAAAAGATTTGGCCTAGGGCTAGAGGTAGAGCAGATAGGCTTATTAATAGGAATTGTCATATTTTTGTTGAAGTTGATGAAAAAAAAGATATTAAAGGATAA